In Amycolatopsis endophytica, the following are encoded in one genomic region:
- a CDS encoding ATP-dependent DNA ligase: MLLADVVTASAALAATRSRKAKIATLADLLNRAGERELPAVVAFLTGQPTQGRIGTGWRTLAELGASPAGRANLTVAEVDDALGAVGAASGSGSAKRRTVLLTELFTRATEGEQQFLFRLLTGELRQGALEGVMLDGIAAAARVPAEAVRRAFMLSGRLPVTASAAVTGGEAALGEFRLELGRPLRPMLASPAESLDEAVREHPSAIVEYKMDGARIQVHREGDEVHVYTRTLREITQHVGELVSLVRALPCRSVVLDGETLALTDDGRPRPFQETMSRFGSTREEQVRALLLRPYFFDCLHLDGQDLLDEPLRDRNEALRRVAGEHLIPGRTDPPDPGAILTAALEAGHEGVMVKALDSPYAAGRRGRAWLKVKPVHTLDLVVLAAEWGHGRRTGYLSNLHLGARDPDGGPPIMVGKTFKGLTDELLAWQTTTLQEIESHRDRWAVHVRPELVVEIELDGAQVSTRYPGGVALRFARVVRYRPDKEAADADTIDAVRATLKG, from the coding sequence ATGTTGCTCGCCGACGTCGTCACCGCCTCCGCCGCGCTAGCGGCCACCCGCTCGCGCAAGGCGAAGATCGCGACGCTGGCAGACCTGCTCAACCGCGCCGGCGAGCGGGAACTGCCCGCCGTCGTGGCCTTCCTGACCGGTCAGCCCACCCAGGGCCGCATCGGGACGGGATGGCGCACGCTGGCCGAGCTGGGCGCGAGCCCGGCGGGCCGGGCGAACCTGACGGTCGCCGAGGTCGACGACGCCCTCGGCGCGGTGGGAGCGGCTTCCGGCAGCGGATCGGCGAAACGCCGCACCGTTCTGCTGACGGAGCTGTTCACCCGCGCCACCGAAGGCGAGCAGCAGTTCCTGTTCCGCCTGCTCACCGGCGAGCTGCGGCAGGGAGCGCTGGAAGGCGTGATGCTGGACGGGATCGCGGCGGCAGCGCGGGTGCCCGCCGAAGCCGTCCGGCGCGCGTTCATGCTCTCCGGGCGGCTGCCGGTCACCGCTTCGGCGGCGGTCACCGGTGGCGAGGCCGCGCTCGGGGAGTTCCGGCTCGAACTGGGGCGTCCGCTGCGGCCGATGCTGGCGTCCCCGGCCGAGTCGCTCGACGAAGCGGTGCGGGAACACCCGTCCGCCATCGTGGAGTACAAAATGGACGGAGCGCGGATTCAGGTGCACCGCGAGGGCGACGAGGTCCACGTGTACACGAGAACACTGCGCGAGATCACCCAGCACGTGGGCGAGCTGGTGTCTTTGGTGCGAGCGCTGCCGTGCCGGTCGGTGGTGCTCGACGGCGAGACGCTCGCGCTGACCGACGACGGCAGGCCACGGCCGTTCCAGGAGACGATGAGCCGGTTCGGCAGCACGCGCGAGGAGCAGGTGCGCGCGTTGCTGCTGCGGCCGTACTTCTTCGACTGCCTGCACCTGGACGGTCAGGACCTGCTGGACGAGCCGTTGCGGGACCGCAATGAGGCGCTGCGCCGGGTGGCGGGCGAGCACCTCATCCCGGGCCGGACGGACCCGCCCGATCCGGGCGCGATCCTCACGGCCGCCCTCGAAGCCGGACACGAGGGCGTGATGGTCAAGGCCCTCGATTCGCCGTACGCGGCGGGGCGGCGGGGCCGGGCGTGGCTGAAGGTGAAGCCGGTGCACACGCTCGACCTCGTCGTCCTCGCCGCGGAATGGGGCCACGGCCGGCGCACGGGTTACCTGTCCAACCTGCACCTCGGCGCCCGCGATCCGGACGGCGGACCGCCGATCATGGTCGGCAAGACGTTCAAGGGGCTCACCGACGAGCTCCTGGCGTGGCAGACCACGACGCTCCAGGAGATCGAGTCCCACCGCGACCGCTGGGCCGTGCACGTCCGGCCCGAGCTGGTGGTCGAGATCGAACTGGACGGCGCCCAGGTCAGCACCCGCTATCCGGGCGGTGTCGCACTGCGTTTCGCCCGCGTGGTGCGTTACCGCCCCGACAAGGAGGCGGCCGACGCCGACACCATCGACGCCGTCCGCGCCACCTTGAAGGGGTGA
- a CDS encoding DMT family transporter has product MRGNAIAGAGFVLFWSSGFVGATLGSRSSGAVTLLAWRFVIAALLLGAWWVYRRRSMRPRDVAVQAGLGLLSQGAYLYCVYAAADFGVGAGTSALIAALQPIVAVVLGQFVLGERAGTLRWTGLVVGLGGVALVVGGDLSGRPGTPALAYGLPFLAMLALVTATLIERKTASDVPLVDGLVVQCATSAVLFSGIAAATGQLVPPVNSGFWYAIGWVVLFSTFGGYGCYWLVLRRSSLTTVSTLLYLTPPTTMVMAWIMFGDTITVRGLLGLLVCLGAVGLVLRSSRKLSVGREMMSACCSPTSSPPPPR; this is encoded by the coding sequence ATGCGGGGCAACGCCATCGCCGGAGCCGGGTTCGTGCTGTTCTGGAGCTCGGGATTCGTGGGAGCGACGCTCGGATCGCGGTCCAGCGGCGCGGTGACGCTGCTCGCCTGGCGCTTCGTGATCGCGGCCTTGTTGCTCGGCGCGTGGTGGGTGTACCGGCGGCGTTCGATGCGACCGCGCGACGTCGCCGTGCAAGCCGGTCTCGGGCTGCTCTCACAGGGCGCGTACCTCTACTGCGTCTACGCGGCGGCCGATTTCGGTGTAGGCGCGGGGACTTCCGCGCTGATCGCCGCCCTGCAGCCGATCGTGGCGGTGGTACTCGGGCAGTTCGTGCTCGGCGAACGGGCCGGGACGTTGCGCTGGACCGGTCTGGTCGTCGGGCTCGGCGGGGTCGCCCTCGTGGTCGGCGGCGACCTGTCGGGACGCCCGGGCACACCCGCGCTGGCGTACGGGCTGCCCTTCCTGGCGATGCTCGCGCTGGTGACCGCGACGCTGATCGAGCGCAAGACGGCTTCGGACGTCCCGCTCGTGGACGGCCTGGTCGTGCAGTGCGCGACGAGCGCGGTCCTGTTCAGCGGGATCGCGGCGGCCACCGGTCAGCTGGTTCCGCCGGTGAATTCCGGATTCTGGTACGCGATCGGGTGGGTCGTGCTGTTTTCCACGTTCGGGGGGTACGGCTGCTACTGGCTGGTGCTGCGTCGTAGCTCCCTGACAACGGTTTCGACCCTGCTGTACCTCACACCGCCCACGACGATGGTCATGGCTTGGATCATGTTCGGTGACACGATCACTGTGCGTGGCCTGCTCGGGCTGCTCGTCTGCCTGGGTGCGGTCGGGCTGGTCCTGCGCAGTTCCCGGAAATTGTCGGTGGGGCGGGAGATGATGTCCGCATGTTGCTCGCCGACGTCGTCACCGCCTCCGCCGCGCTAG
- a CDS encoding TetR/AcrR family transcriptional regulator, with amino-acid sequence METEKPLTPAAERILTVAGKLFYGNGIHAVGVDTIAAEAGVTKKTLYDRFGSKAELVALYLRRRDERWREWVRSRDDPRATPARRMLRVFDALAEWMVKENSRGCAFVNAHAELPSADHPGRRVITASKEWLLEHLRDLAAEAGARNPRRLAETLLILVEGATVTASLEVVPTAVTTAKRVAQSLIDEATGSAE; translated from the coding sequence GTGGAGACGGAGAAGCCGCTGACGCCCGCCGCGGAACGGATCCTCACCGTGGCCGGGAAGTTGTTCTACGGCAACGGGATCCACGCCGTGGGCGTGGACACGATCGCCGCCGAGGCCGGCGTCACGAAAAAGACGCTGTACGACCGCTTCGGTTCGAAGGCCGAGCTGGTCGCGCTCTACCTGCGCCGCCGCGACGAGCGCTGGCGCGAGTGGGTGCGGTCCCGTGACGACCCGCGCGCGACACCCGCTCGGCGGATGCTGCGCGTTTTCGACGCGCTGGCCGAGTGGATGGTCAAGGAGAATTCACGAGGGTGCGCTTTCGTCAACGCGCACGCGGAACTTCCGTCGGCCGACCACCCCGGGCGGCGCGTGATCACCGCGTCGAAGGAGTGGCTGCTCGAACACCTGCGTGACCTGGCTGCCGAGGCCGGGGCGCGGAACCCGCGGCGGCTGGCGGAGACCCTGCTGATCCTCGTCGAAGGAGCGACGGTCACGGCGTCGCTGGAGGTGGTTCCGACAGCCGTGACGACGGCGAAGCGGGTCGCGCAATCGCTGATCGACGAGGCGACGGGGTCAGCCGAGTGA
- a CDS encoding sigma-70 family RNA polymerase sigma factor, protein MDDEEITRHAFAAARGDRAAAERFVAATQRQLHRLLTYLSDPGVAEDLTQETYLRAFGALPSFEGRSPARMWLLSIAKRVAADHLRTSRRRPRTSQVEDWVAAAEQSGARTPDHGRLVVLRELVAELEPERREAFVLTQVIGLSYADAAQVCDCAVGTIRSRVFRAREDLTSALGSTGRTASLG, encoded by the coding sequence GTGGACGACGAGGAGATCACGCGGCACGCCTTCGCGGCGGCGCGCGGCGATCGTGCGGCCGCCGAGCGTTTCGTGGCCGCCACGCAGCGCCAGCTGCACCGGCTGCTGACCTACCTGTCCGATCCTGGTGTGGCCGAGGACCTCACGCAGGAGACCTACCTGCGGGCCTTCGGCGCGCTGCCGTCGTTCGAGGGACGCTCACCGGCCCGGATGTGGCTGTTGTCGATCGCCAAGCGCGTCGCGGCCGACCACCTGCGCACTTCGCGGCGGCGACCGCGGACCAGCCAGGTCGAGGACTGGGTGGCCGCGGCGGAGCAGAGCGGCGCGCGGACGCCGGACCACGGGCGGCTCGTGGTGCTGCGCGAGCTGGTCGCCGAACTGGAGCCGGAGCGCCGGGAGGCGTTCGTGCTCACGCAGGTCATCGGCCTGTCCTACGCCGACGCGGCGCAGGTGTGCGACTGCGCGGTCGGCACCATCCGGTCCCGGGTGTTCCGGGCGCGCGAGGACCTGACGTCCGCGCTCGGTTCCACCGGGCGGACCGCGTCACTCGGCTGA
- a CDS encoding zf-HC2 domain-containing protein encodes MDCATAREAISATLDGEEPGVDAAALDQHVARCPACLAWQDDAAAVTRLARLEPALPSPDVTGRVLDHLPSPPAKVDWPRWTLVFAAIAQLSLVVSQLFLPQPMAGGMTVQPGSHLEHEAVAFNFAIAVALLWAASRPRQARSQLPVLLSFTVVLVALSLFDVLGDRVGWQRLVSHVPLLLGVLCALLVARRDGRRPWPGARAKSGQAVDAATDGGRYETAGPGARSRERQPPAARRNVA; translated from the coding sequence ATGGACTGTGCAACCGCGCGGGAGGCGATCTCGGCGACCCTCGACGGGGAGGAGCCCGGGGTCGACGCGGCGGCGCTGGACCAGCACGTCGCGCGCTGCCCGGCCTGCTTGGCCTGGCAGGACGACGCGGCGGCCGTGACCAGGCTCGCCCGTCTGGAGCCGGCCCTGCCCTCGCCCGACGTGACCGGACGGGTGCTCGACCACCTGCCGTCGCCGCCGGCGAAGGTGGACTGGCCGCGGTGGACGCTGGTTTTCGCGGCGATCGCCCAGCTGTCCCTCGTCGTCTCGCAGCTGTTCCTGCCACAACCGATGGCGGGCGGGATGACGGTCCAGCCCGGATCGCACCTCGAGCACGAGGCCGTGGCGTTCAACTTCGCCATCGCCGTCGCGCTGCTGTGGGCGGCTTCGCGGCCGCGTCAGGCCCGCAGCCAGCTGCCGGTGCTGCTCAGCTTCACGGTCGTGCTCGTCGCGTTGTCGCTGTTCGACGTGCTCGGTGACCGGGTCGGCTGGCAACGGCTGGTCAGCCACGTGCCGCTGCTGCTCGGGGTGCTGTGCGCGCTGCTGGTCGCGCGCCGCGACGGCCGCAGGCCCTGGCCCGGCGCCCGCGCGAAATCCGGGCAGGCGGTCGATGCCGCCACCGACGGTGGCAGGTACGAGACCGCCGGACCGGGCGCCCGGTCCCGCGAGCGTCAGCCTCCGGCGGCGCGGCGCAACGTCGCCTGA
- a CDS encoding class II fumarate hydratase: MAEQEYRIEHDTMGEVKVPAAALYRAQTQRAVENFPISGRGLERAQIRALGLLKAAAARINARFGVLADDLASAIANAADEVAEGKHDAHFPIDVFQTGSGTSSNMNANEVIATLATRTLGRDVHPNDHVNASQSSNDTFPTTIHIAATEAVLADVIPALKHLAETIEARAAEWQDVVKSGRTHLMDAVPITLSQEAGAWAAQVRFGIERLESGLGRLGELPIGGTAVGSGLNAPDGFGAAVSGELAKVTGLPLTEARNHFEAQASQDSVVETSGHLRTVAVSLAKIANDLRWLGSGPRTGLAELALPDLQPGSSIMPGKVNPVIPEATLQVVAQVIGNDAAVAYAGSQGNFQLNVNLPVIARNVLESARLLAAVSRLLADKVIAGITVNEDRTRAYAEGSPSIVTPLNAYLGYEEAAAVAKQALKELKTIREVVVERGYLEQGKLTEAQLDEALDVLRMARGGK, from the coding sequence ATGGCTGAACAGGAATACCGGATCGAACACGACACGATGGGCGAGGTGAAGGTGCCGGCGGCCGCGCTGTACCGGGCCCAGACCCAGCGCGCCGTCGAGAACTTCCCGATCTCCGGCCGTGGCCTCGAGCGCGCCCAGATCCGCGCGCTCGGCCTGCTCAAAGCCGCCGCGGCCCGGATCAACGCCCGGTTCGGCGTGCTGGCGGACGACCTCGCGAGCGCGATCGCGAACGCCGCCGACGAGGTCGCCGAGGGCAAGCACGACGCGCACTTCCCCATCGACGTGTTCCAGACCGGGTCCGGCACCTCGTCGAACATGAACGCCAACGAGGTCATCGCGACGCTGGCGACCCGGACGCTGGGCCGGGACGTGCACCCGAACGACCACGTCAACGCCTCGCAGTCGTCGAACGACACGTTCCCGACGACGATCCACATCGCCGCCACGGAGGCGGTGCTGGCCGACGTCATCCCGGCGCTCAAGCACCTCGCCGAGACGATCGAGGCACGCGCCGCGGAGTGGCAGGACGTCGTGAAGTCCGGCCGCACGCACCTGATGGACGCGGTGCCGATCACCCTGAGCCAGGAGGCCGGGGCGTGGGCGGCGCAAGTCCGCTTCGGCATCGAGCGGCTGGAGTCCGGGCTGGGCCGTCTGGGTGAGCTGCCGATCGGCGGCACCGCGGTCGGGTCCGGTCTCAACGCGCCGGACGGGTTCGGCGCCGCGGTGTCCGGTGAGCTGGCGAAGGTCACCGGGCTGCCGCTGACCGAGGCGCGCAACCACTTCGAGGCGCAGGCCAGCCAGGACAGCGTGGTCGAGACTTCCGGTCACCTGCGGACGGTCGCGGTGTCGCTGGCCAAGATCGCCAACGATCTGCGGTGGCTCGGCTCCGGCCCGCGTACCGGTCTGGCCGAGCTGGCGCTACCGGACCTGCAGCCCGGCTCGTCGATCATGCCGGGCAAGGTCAACCCGGTCATCCCGGAGGCGACGCTGCAGGTGGTCGCGCAGGTGATCGGCAACGACGCGGCCGTCGCCTACGCCGGTTCGCAGGGCAACTTCCAGCTCAACGTGAACCTGCCGGTGATCGCGCGCAACGTGCTGGAGTCGGCGCGCCTGCTGGCCGCGGTGTCCCGGCTGCTGGCCGACAAGGTGATCGCCGGGATCACGGTCAACGAGGACCGCACTCGGGCCTACGCCGAGGGTTCGCCGTCGATCGTGACCCCGTTGAACGCCTACCTCGGTTACGAGGAGGCGGCCGCCGTCGCCAAGCAGGCCCTCAAGGAGCTCAAGACGATCCGGGAGGTCGTCGTCGAACGCGGCTACCTCGAGCAGGGCAAACTCACCGAGGCCCAGCTCGACGAGGCCCTCGACGTGCTTCGGATGGCACGCGGCGGCAAGTGA
- a CDS encoding NAD(P)/FAD-dependent oxidoreductase: MDLSVDVLIVGAGPTGLFAAYYAGFRGLSTAIVDSLPEAGGQVTAMYPEKLIYDVGGFPAVRGRDLVKGLVEQAAPFDPRYLLGRKAEELRHGDDGLDVVLDGGEVVHAGTVLITAGIGEFTPRPLPAGDGWLGRGMVHFVPALDAHAGQHVVVVGGGDSAFDWVLALHPLAASVTLVHRRAKFRAAESIVGQAREIGARIITDAEVTALREGPDGALAEVEVRVKGEDPVVLPAQAVVAALGFTADLGPIENWGLDIHQRAIRVDSTMATGIERVFAAGDVAAYPGKVKLIATGFGEAATAINNIAVTLDPEAHLFPGHSSNA; encoded by the coding sequence ATGGACCTGTCAGTCGACGTGCTGATCGTCGGAGCCGGGCCGACCGGCTTGTTCGCCGCGTACTACGCCGGGTTCCGCGGGTTGTCGACGGCGATCGTGGACTCACTGCCCGAGGCGGGAGGGCAGGTCACCGCGATGTACCCGGAAAAGCTCATCTACGACGTCGGCGGTTTCCCCGCGGTGCGCGGCCGCGACCTGGTCAAGGGCCTCGTCGAGCAGGCCGCGCCGTTCGACCCGCGCTACCTGCTCGGGCGCAAGGCCGAAGAGCTGCGCCACGGCGACGACGGGCTGGACGTGGTGCTCGACGGCGGTGAGGTCGTGCACGCCGGAACCGTGCTGATCACGGCGGGCATCGGCGAATTCACCCCGCGCCCGCTGCCCGCCGGTGACGGATGGCTGGGCCGCGGCATGGTCCACTTCGTGCCGGCGCTCGACGCGCACGCGGGGCAACACGTGGTGGTGGTCGGCGGTGGTGACTCGGCGTTCGACTGGGTGCTCGCGCTGCACCCGCTCGCGGCGAGCGTGACGCTGGTGCACCGTCGCGCGAAGTTCCGTGCGGCCGAGTCGATCGTCGGCCAGGCTCGCGAGATCGGTGCCCGGATCATCACCGACGCGGAGGTCACCGCGCTGCGGGAAGGGCCGGACGGAGCGCTCGCCGAGGTCGAGGTGCGGGTCAAGGGTGAGGACCCGGTCGTGCTGCCCGCGCAGGCCGTGGTCGCCGCGCTCGGGTTCACCGCCGACCTCGGGCCCATCGAGAACTGGGGCCTCGACATCCACCAGCGGGCCATTCGTGTCGACTCGACCATGGCGACCGGCATCGAGCGGGTGTTCGCGGCCGGGGACGTCGCCGCCTACCCGGGCAAGGTCAAGCTGATCGCGACCGGGTTCGGCGAGGCCGCGACCGCGATCAACAACATCGCCGTCACCCTCGACCCCGAGGCCCACCTGTTTCCCGGGCACTCGAGCAACGCTTGA
- a CDS encoding S1 family peptidase, translating into MKRLLLIAAACLLVFGTVAQSAAARPDLVGGVSADQSYSFVTSLQTSSGRHFCGASLITPQWLLTAAHCVQEKTPDAFLARIGSNDRTQGGEVAKPDRIIVNPNYNPSGPGGDIALVHLAAPVEAAPVGLGTSTDVGTSVRLLGWGQTCPTPGCGVAPVDLQQLDTSLVDAARCASIDATSELCTDSPGGKSGACYGDSGGPELARAGDRWLLLGLTSRSGNDDPACTTAPSIYTSAVAYTRWITEQTAPPPTTPPVPAPTPTPTPAPPPLPEPAPTSTPSPTPTPSSAPAPPPPPSSTPTTTSTSAPPPPPG; encoded by the coding sequence GTGAAACGCCTCCTGCTGATCGCCGCCGCGTGCCTGCTCGTCTTCGGGACGGTCGCGCAGTCGGCGGCGGCCAGGCCGGACCTGGTCGGCGGTGTGTCCGCCGACCAGAGCTACTCGTTCGTGACGTCGCTGCAGACGTCTTCGGGACGGCACTTCTGCGGCGCGTCACTGATCACGCCGCAGTGGCTGCTGACCGCCGCGCACTGCGTGCAGGAGAAGACGCCGGACGCGTTCCTCGCGCGGATCGGCAGCAACGACCGCACGCAGGGCGGCGAGGTCGCCAAGCCCGACCGGATCATCGTGAACCCGAACTACAACCCGAGCGGTCCTGGCGGGGACATCGCACTGGTCCACCTGGCCGCGCCGGTGGAGGCCGCGCCGGTCGGGCTCGGGACCTCGACGGACGTCGGGACCTCGGTGCGGCTGCTGGGCTGGGGCCAGACCTGCCCGACGCCGGGTTGCGGAGTGGCACCGGTCGACCTGCAGCAGCTGGACACCAGCCTCGTCGACGCGGCGCGTTGCGCGTCCATCGACGCGACCTCGGAGCTGTGCACGGACTCGCCCGGCGGCAAGTCGGGCGCCTGCTACGGCGACTCCGGCGGCCCGGAGCTGGCCAGGGCGGGTGACCGGTGGCTGCTGCTGGGCCTGACCAGCCGGTCCGGCAACGACGATCCGGCCTGCACGACGGCTCCGTCGATCTACACCTCGGCGGTCGCGTACACGCGGTGGATCACCGAGCAGACGGCTCCGCCGCCCACGACGCCACCGGTGCCCGCGCCAACGCCGACTCCCACGCCGGCACCGCCGCCCCTTCCCGAGCCTGCGCCCACTTCGACGCCGAGCCCGACGCCGACGCCCTCATCGGCCCCCGCACCGCCGCCACCGCCCAGCTCGACGCCGACCACCACCTCGACCTCCGCCCCGCCGCCGCCTCCGGGGTAG
- the glpX gene encoding class II fructose-bisphosphatase, producing MTSGTPSPDTTRRKEAPDRNLAMELVRVTEAAAMAAGRWVGKGDKNSGDGAAVDAMRQLISTVSMRGVVVIGEGEKDEAPMLYNGEEVGNGDGPACDVAVDPIDGTTLMSKGMPNALAVLAVAERGAMFDPSAVFYMEKLAVGPEAAGVVDLSAPVAENIRRVAKAKHTDVSDVTVCILDRPRHEQLIKEVREAGARIRFISDGDVAGAIAAARPTTGVDMLFGIGGTPEGIITACAMKCLGGELQGRLWPKDDAEREKALGAGHDLDRVLSTDDLVRGDNVFFCATGVTDGDLLRGVHYRSGGATTQSIVMRSKSGTVRLIDGYHRLTKLRAYSSVDFDGVLTDIPDDDVVPPLP from the coding sequence ATGACCAGCGGCACCCCGTCCCCGGACACGACCAGACGCAAGGAAGCGCCGGATCGCAACCTCGCGATGGAACTGGTGCGCGTCACCGAGGCCGCGGCGATGGCCGCCGGGCGGTGGGTCGGCAAGGGTGACAAGAACTCGGGCGACGGTGCTGCCGTCGACGCGATGCGGCAGCTGATCTCGACCGTGTCGATGCGCGGCGTCGTGGTCATCGGCGAGGGCGAAAAAGACGAAGCCCCGATGCTCTACAACGGCGAAGAGGTGGGCAACGGGGACGGCCCGGCGTGCGATGTCGCCGTGGATCCGATTGACGGCACGACCCTGATGTCGAAGGGCATGCCGAACGCGCTGGCGGTACTGGCGGTCGCCGAGCGCGGGGCGATGTTCGACCCGTCGGCGGTCTTCTACATGGAGAAGCTGGCCGTGGGGCCCGAGGCCGCGGGGGTCGTGGACCTGTCCGCACCGGTCGCGGAGAACATCCGCCGGGTCGCGAAGGCCAAGCACACCGACGTCTCGGACGTCACGGTCTGCATCCTCGACCGGCCGCGGCACGAGCAGCTGATCAAGGAGGTCCGCGAGGCCGGCGCCCGGATCCGCTTCATCTCCGACGGTGACGTGGCCGGCGCGATCGCCGCGGCCCGCCCGACCACCGGTGTGGACATGCTGTTCGGCATCGGCGGCACGCCGGAGGGCATCATCACCGCCTGCGCGATGAAGTGCCTCGGCGGCGAGCTGCAGGGCAGGCTGTGGCCCAAGGACGACGCGGAGCGCGAGAAGGCGCTCGGAGCCGGGCACGACCTGGACCGCGTGCTCAGCACGGACGACCTGGTGCGCGGTGACAACGTGTTCTTCTGCGCGACCGGGGTCACCGACGGCGACCTGCTGCGTGGCGTGCACTACCGCTCGGGTGGCGCGACGACGCAGTCGATCGTGATGCGCTCGAAGTCCGGCACGGTGCGGCTGATCGACGGCTATCACCGTCTGACGAAGCTCCGTGCGTACTCCTCCGTCGACTTCGACGGAGTCCTGACCGACATCCCCGACGACGATGTGGTGCCTCCGCTGCCGTGA
- a CDS encoding exodeoxyribonuclease VII small subunit, giving the protein MTEELGYEQARDQLIEVVRELEAGGLSLEQSLTLWEKGEHLAKLCERHLEGARERIEDALKSVEDGNNDEG; this is encoded by the coding sequence GTGACCGAAGAACTCGGCTATGAACAGGCCCGCGACCAGCTGATCGAGGTCGTTCGCGAACTCGAGGCGGGTGGTCTGTCCCTGGAGCAGTCGCTCACGCTGTGGGAGAAGGGCGAGCACCTCGCCAAGCTGTGCGAACGTCACCTGGAGGGGGCGCGCGAGCGCATCGAGGACGCCTTGAAGTCCGTCGAGGACGGAAACAACGACGAAGGGTGA
- the xseA gene encoding exodeoxyribonuclease VII large subunit gives MSAEPTSAENPWPVRTVARKIAEWINRLGQVWVEGQVTQINARPGTSTAFITLRDPAADVSMTVTCPAGLLRGIEPPLRDGASVVVYAKPTFYLGRGTISLRATEIRAVGIGELLARIERLRRLLAAEGLFAQERKRRPPFLPKGIGLITGRASAAERDVLVNAHNRWPAAPFQVVNTAVQGVQAVPQIVKALKMLDADPSVEVIVIARGGGSVEDLLPFSDETLCRAVAAARTPVVSAIGHEPDTPLLDHVADVRCSTPTDAAKRIVPDVKEENERVRQMRDRARRALHGWVDTQCRLLDQLRSRPVLADPLGPVNRRADEIELHRERGRRAMLNLVSHEQAAISGARGKLTALGPAATLERGYAVVQYRDEAGNLQVLRHISEVAEGTPLRVRVVDGAVHAVTKSTEPGE, from the coding sequence GTGAGCGCCGAACCCACCAGCGCGGAGAACCCGTGGCCGGTCCGCACGGTCGCCCGCAAGATCGCCGAGTGGATCAACCGGCTCGGCCAGGTCTGGGTCGAGGGCCAGGTCACGCAGATCAACGCGCGGCCCGGCACGTCGACCGCGTTCATCACCCTGCGCGATCCGGCCGCCGACGTGTCCATGACCGTGACCTGCCCGGCGGGCCTGCTGCGCGGCATCGAACCGCCGTTGCGGGACGGCGCGAGCGTCGTCGTCTACGCCAAACCCACCTTCTACCTGGGCCGCGGAACCATTTCGCTGCGCGCGACGGAGATCCGCGCGGTCGGTATCGGTGAGCTGCTCGCCCGCATCGAACGCCTGCGCCGCCTGCTGGCCGCGGAGGGCCTGTTCGCGCAGGAGCGCAAGCGCCGCCCGCCGTTCCTGCCCAAGGGCATCGGCCTGATCACCGGCCGCGCGTCGGCCGCCGAGCGGGACGTGCTGGTCAATGCGCACAACCGCTGGCCGGCCGCGCCGTTCCAGGTGGTCAACACCGCGGTGCAGGGTGTGCAGGCGGTGCCGCAGATCGTCAAGGCGCTGAAAATGCTCGACGCCGACCCGTCGGTCGAGGTCATCGTGATCGCGCGCGGCGGCGGCAGCGTCGAGGACCTGCTGCCGTTCTCCGACGAGACCCTGTGCCGCGCCGTCGCCGCGGCGCGGACGCCGGTGGTCAGCGCGATCGGGCACGAACCGGACACCCCGCTGCTCGACCACGTCGCCGACGTGCGCTGCTCGACTCCGACCGACGCCGCCAAGCGCATCGTGCCGGATGTGAAGGAGGAGAACGAGCGCGTCCGGCAGATGCGGGACCGTGCCCGCCGCGCGCTGCACGGCTGGGTCGACACTCAGTGCCGCCTGCTCGACCAGCTCCGCAGCCGCCCGGTCCTGGCCGATCCGCTCGGCCCGGTCAACCGGCGTGCCGACGAGATCGAACTGCACCGGGAACGCGGGCGGCGCGCCATGCTCAACCTCGTCTCGCACGAGCAGGCCGCGATCTCCGGCGCCCGCGGCAAGCTGACCGCGCTCGGTCCCGCGGCGACGCTCGAGCGCGGGTACGCGGTCGTGCAGTATCGCGACGAGGCAGGCAACCTCCAGGTGCTCCGGCACATCTCTGAAGTAGCGGAGGGAACTCCGCTGCGCGTGCGCGTCGTCGACGGAGCGGTGCATGCGGTGACGAAGTCCACCGAACCAGGAGAGTAG